The following coding sequences lie in one Lolium perenne isolate Kyuss_39 chromosome 2, Kyuss_2.0, whole genome shotgun sequence genomic window:
- the LOC127335422 gene encoding uncharacterized protein — protein sequence MRVVGARQLCMPVTGWSEWNYCRNMQAAQIKQGRLEDALRQHCALLGHEVEAVKLLGRGALEPWLWPSMAKRASGVDAKRIMVGHVWSARDEQVTGYRLRCFSFTPHRSPPHRNRPPQPAEKPAPPSVLLLYPLRSTAAPWATAFSSRSETQRPSPRFSARDGRYHGGEINLKLLIFRLLGCGMSDARMCYMID from the exons ATGAGGGTGGTGGGTGCTCGTCAACTGTGCATGCCTGTCACCGGTTGGTCTGAGTGGAACTACTGCCGCAATATGCAAGCAGCTCAG ATAAAGCAAGGAAGGCTAGAAGATGCTCTTCGACAACACTGCGCCCTTCTTGGTCACGAGGTGGAGGCGGTGAAGCTGCTCGGACGGGGCGCGTTAGAGCCCTGGTTGTGGCCAAGCATGGCCAAGAGGGCCTCGGGGGTAGATGCAAAGCGCATAATGGTTGGCCATGTATGGAGTGCGAG GGACGAGCAGGTTACCGGCTACCGGCTGAGGTGCTTTTC GTTCACGCCCCACCGCTCACCCCCGCATCGTAACCGACCTCCACAGCCGGCTGAGAAACCGGCGCCGCCCTCCGTACTTCTTCTTTATCCTCTCCGGAGTACGGCAGCTCCATGGGCGACCGCTTTCTCCTCCAGAAGCGAGACCCAGCGCCCATCCCCAAGGTTCTCCGCTCGAGACGGACGGTACCATGGCGGCGAGATCAACCTGAAGCTCCTCATCTTCCGTCTCCTAGG ATGCGGCATGTCAGATGCACGTATGTGCTACATGATCGATTAA